The following DNA comes from Miscanthus floridulus cultivar M001 chromosome 5, ASM1932011v1, whole genome shotgun sequence.
acaattgaaccaaatttattctaagaaccgaaagcaatgaacattaaaccctaaacctagggtttttatATTTGTTACACATAAATGAAAACATAATATAAAATGATGATAAGAGATTACCTTGGCCtactagctttaccacgccttggcatcctaccgttacataatacaaaaaataaaaaatcacttcaagcattaggtaataacgtatctagggttgcaaaatagacgtaatatataTCAAATCAATGTGTATAAAATGATAAGGGGATagaggataccttgctcgcgaagatgtatggatcaaatccaagtatccaaggtcaaattcgtcgattcaagagattggacgggttagggagaggaagaaaccgagagggaggaggaaAAAATGAGAGCAGCCTCGGCAAGGAAAACTTGGCCGTGGGTTTTGAATGCATGCTCGGCGCCATAATACATGGTGCCGAGGTCAGCgctaagatctgtggcgccgagctcggcgccaagatctgtggcgccgagcttggcgccatgtattctggcgccgaggtaccggccacgttaacgccacctaggatgcccTGCTGTGCACGTCCAGGCACCTCGGAGCTAAGAtttgtggcgccgagacgtgttacctcggcaccatgagtcctgacgccgacccccagggtccaaagatgagtttacgtctcccagagggccaaacgtaaattttcttcaaaaaatgaccaaattgtaaaaaattgggGTTTGTGGAGGATGATAGGCCAGTGAAATTCTTCTGTTACTTTCATACAACTAGCTTAGTGGCCCTATGGATCTCAATTAATCTATGGGGTTATAATGTTTTTTAGCTTTTGCTTGTGGGTTTGTGAGGCTTTTTACTTCATGGTTGCCTTGTAAGTCCTTGTTGAGAGGACAAGTGATGTACATTTTTTTTCTTCCACAACGGTAAAACCGAATTTCATTACCAAGGCAGCGAAATTACAATAGTTACTGTTTTATGAGCCAAACTACCAAAATTACTACCCAGAGCGACGAATCCATGCCCATGATCACAGAGGGAACCTGAGCAAGGATATTCACTACCACTACTTAACCAGAATTAAGAAAGAAACGCCAGCAGAAGCGGCCCCACAAGTTTAAACGGGTTCCATACAAGGCATATAGCCCGAAGAGACGCAAAAGCTACGCCTAACGCGAACATGGCACTCAGCCAGTGAACGGGATCAACTGTTGCTCATTGGCGGAGCAAGACTGTCCATCCTGCTTGTGGAACGATAGAGCCGCCATCTTCACAGCATCTGCACCTTGTATCACCTGCTGCTTCAAGCCCTCCTTCAGCATACCTGCCCAGTATGTGAGAAAAGAACACATCATACAGACAATCTCAATAGGAGATTTGATTCTTTTGTTATCAAAGCAAATTGTATTTCTGATTCGCCAAATTGCCCAGCAAACAGCAGATAATCCCACAGCATGCATTTGGGATCCCTGAGGAAGGATGTTACGAATCCAAACCCAGTATCCATACTCCCAGGCCTGCAATCCGACCCAAGAGAATAGGCCAACAAGCTCCATATGTATTTAGCCGTCAGACATCCAAAGAAAAGATGATTTCCAgtttttatttctgaacaaaagGCACACTTTTTGTTTCCTTTCCATTTCCTTTTACACAGATTGTCTTTAGTTAGAATAGCATCCTGTGACACCAACCACATGAAGATTTTAATTTTCAAGGGCATTTTAGCTTTCCAGATTCTCTTGAAATTGTGACCATATCCATATTTGCAAAGAAGTTTATAAGTTGATTTAACAGAGAACACTCCAGATTTTTCCAAGTCCCATTTAGCTCTATCTTTTTCCTCATTTGTACCACAGCTAATCAAAATATCATGTAAACGTCTCAGCTGATTTTGCAAATCTTCATGCAACCATCTTCTAAAAGTAAGGTGCCACCTTTTCTGTTTCATAGTTTCAACAGTAGCCTCTTGTTCCTTATTAATAACATAAAGTTGTGGGAATTTGTCTGCCAAGGAGACCAATCCACACCAACGATCATGCCAAAAGCTGGTTGACTTTCCATTTCCCACAACCATGGACCTACCCTTCAAGTATATGTGTCTTACTCTCAACAGATCATTCCACACAGGGGAGTTTTTATTAGACTTCTTTAGCTGAACAATAATCCCTTTTCTCAAATACTTCTTCTTGACAATCTCCTGCCAAATTCCAGACCCATTCTCGATTTTCCACCACCATTTGCATAGAAGACTTATATTCATTTTTCTTAAATCTTTAACCCCTAAACCACCTTTCTCTTTTGGTTTGGTTATCTTGGTCCATTTGACCAAATGATATTTCTTCTTCAAATTCCCCCCCTGCCAGAAAAATCTTTTCCTAACTGAATCCATTTTACTTAAGGTTGACACAGGCAACCAGTACATGGACATTGCATAGATTGGCAGATTACTCAAACATGAATTAATCAAAACCAACCTACCACTCAAACTCAAGGAGCTACCTTTCCATCCATCAAGTCTTTTCAACAATTTTTCACAGATAGGCATCCAGTCAGCAACATGTAACCTGGATCCAGCCACAGGGACTCCAAGATACTTAATGGGCCAGTCCCCTATAGCACAGTTAAACATGTTTGAGTATTCAAGACTCTTATTATCATCTTGACTTACCATGATAACCTCACTTTAAGAAAAATTAATTTTTAAGCCAGACATGGCTTCATACAGGTAGAGGAGAAGCTTTAGATTTGAGGCTTGCTCCCTTTCATCCTGGAGACACAGAATTGTGTCATCAACATACTGCAAAATAGCCACTCCATCCTCGATATATTCTGGCACTGGGCCTTGAATCAACTTATTTTTCTGAGCCAAAGATATCATTTTAGCTAAAGTGTCAGCAGCAATATTGAAAAGGAAAGGAGACAAGGGATCTCCTTGTCTCACCCCCCTACCAGATTTAAAATAGCTTCCAGTGGTATTATTTACTTTAACACTGACAGTTCCAGAACTCATCACCATCTTAATCCATTCACACCACTTAGCACCAAACCCTCTCTGTCTGAGACATTCAAAGaggaagtcccagtttagcttgTCATAAGCCTTTTCAAAATATAATTTTAGGACCAgcccatccttcttcttgattcTAGTATCATGCAAAATCTCATGTAAGGCCATAATACCATCCATAATGTTCCTATTTTTCAGAAAGCCAGACTGACTCTTATTAATGATTCTTCCCATGACTTTATCCAACCTAAGCATCAGAACTTTTGTGAATATTTTGTAAATGACATTGAGCAGGCAAATAGGCCTGTATTGTTTTATGCTATTAGCTTCTTTCACCTTAGTCAGGAGAGTGATAATACCATAGTTAAATCTGCCAATATCCAACTTAAGATTATAAAAATCTTGGAACAGAGCAACTAGGTCAGATTTGATAAAATCCCAACAATGTTGGTAGAACTCTATAGGAAAATGGTCAGGGCCTGGAGCGGTATTCCTCTCCATAGAAAAGACAGCCTCCTTAATTTCTTTTTCTGAAAAAGTTTTTTCAAGTTCATCATTCTCCTGATCAGTAACCAATTCTGCCTGATCCCAACAACCTTGATCCAAGGTGAAACCAGAGGGGGTAGAAGGACCAAAAAGGTCTTTATAAAATTGGGTAGCATGCTCCACCAGGGCAGCATCCCCTTCAATGACTTGGTCATTATGATTAAGAGAGAAGAtagtatttttcctttttttcccatTTGCAATTCTATGAAAGAAGGCAGTATTACTATTGCCTTTCAAAAGCCACATGCTATTAGACCTCTTATGCCAATAACTTTCCTCTTCTTCAGTTAATCTAAGCATTTCAGCATGAATAAAAGATTTTCTGTTTAGCATATCAGCAGATAAAGACACCTCCTCTTCCTGTTTTTCTAGCTTCTCAAGTTCTTCAGACAAAATTCTTTTATACTTTCTAGCATGCCCTTTAATGTTTTTCCCCCATCCTTTGAGAAATTTTTTCACTCTATCCATTTTAATGCACCAAGCCTCAATGGCAGATTTGGCAGTTATTTTTTCTACTCCAAATGTCTCTAACTTTCTCACTGAATTCAGCATGTTGTAACCAGGAAGTTTCAAAACAGAAAGGTCTTGAACCAATTTCCTGAGTAAGGTCAGTTCTCACAATCAGAGGATTGTGGTCAGACATATATCTTGGGATCTTTCTTAAATTACAAAGGGGAAATTCATTTTCCCATGAGCTAGAAATTAGTACTCTATCAAGCTTTTCAAGAGTAGGGTCCTTTCTATTATTGGACCATGTAAATTTGCCACTAGCAAGGGTGAGCTCCCTGAGTTCATAAGAATTGATGATAAGATTGAAGACATAAGAGAAATTATTCTCAACAAATTTCTTATTTTTGTCAGAACTGAATCTTAGAATATTAAAGTCTCCACCCATGAGAATTGGATACTTAGCCTTAAAGCAGAAATTAGAAAGTTCAGAAAGGAAGCTTTCTTTAAATTCATCTTGAGCTGGTCCATAGATATTAGCTAAAGTCCAGTGTTTTCTAAGACTTTTATCAAAAACATTTGCAATTATCATAAATTCACCATTGTCAAAATTCTCAACCTCAAATCTATCATTCTTGATACCACTTAACATACCTCCAGATTTGCCACTTGAAGGAGTCCAATGCCAGCTGAACTCTTTAGTACTGTCAAGTTTCCTGAAAAAATTCTCAGAGTAAGATTTTTTCGTAGTCTCTTGAATTCCAATAAAATCAGCCTTATGGTCCCAAATTAATTCTCTAATATAAGTGCTAAGCCCCTTCTTAGCAACCCCTCTGCAATTCCAAATGATTCCTATCATTTGTAAACCTTTTTAATGGTGTTTCTGTCTCTGAGGTTAAATCTAGGGCTAACCTTAGATTCACCACCTTTAGAGTGCAGAGAATCATCAGCAGGTTGATTCTTGCTGGCTCtagtttttctctttttcttcttggatGGCCTACTTTTCATGATACTAGCAGGGAGGACCTGAGGTTCCTCCTCTGAATCATCAGTACCCCAATCAAGTATGTTATGCTCTTCTGAGGGAAGATCTTCATCTTCCAGATTACTTACAGATTCATTTGTTACACTAGTATTATCATTAAGCTTCATCCTAGCGTTTTCAAGATCTCTAAGGACATCTATTTTCTCAAAAGAAAGAGAATCAGAATGTATACCCATTTTAGATGCTAAAGGAGCAATATGGACATTAGTAAGAACTGCAAAGGAGTTCTGGTTTTCAGGAATTATACCTTCATTTTCCAGCCCAGTAGCCATACGGTCTTGGATTTGCTCTCCCATCTTGAAATGTGAAGTCCCATTGTCCCTTAACCTCTTGCTCTGTCTCACCTCTTTCCATTCAGGCCATCCATCCTGCTCCTTCCCAAGACTTTTCTCCCCTACTGGACCTTCTTTTTCAGCCTGCTTGTCCCAAATATTAGATTGAACTGCAAAGGAGTTCTGGTTTTCAGGACAAGTGATGTACATGTACATGCAAGGTAAAACATGCTGATCAAATTGCCAGTTGCTGATCTTGATTCTTGGTTGTTGATGCACTTTTCTGCTTGATGTAAAGGGGTTGTTTCATTTATAGCACAAGTAAATCGGAAGTAGCAGCTGGTTGTCGTTTTAGTTGCTTCTATTTCCATTGCAACATGGATGTCAGTATGTGTGCTCAATGAAGTTTGATTGAATTTTCATGAGTGGTGTGCAAAGTCTGTTGTTTGCTTGATATTACTTGCCTTTCTGTGTCTATCATGCAAACTTTGGAGGATGAATTGATGTTTCCTTCATTTGCAGCACGATTTTTTTTCATGTATTTTAATCAGCTATATTATCTGAACTCGATTGTGAACTATGATGAACCAGACACTACTTTCATATGTGTTAAATGGGAAATAGTGGGATGAATTTTTAAACCCCACAGCAATAGCAACGTTTGTGACTGTTGACTGGTTGAGGGTGTTGTAACAGCCCCCGAGCCAAGCCCTGTGAGCTCAAAGGACATGAGCATGACCCAGGCAAGCTCTGTGAGGTCAAAGGCCATAACCCAACCGAACCTCACCTGCACACCACTTGTCTTGACACCACGCAAGAATTGTGTCGTCGCCGTCAACATGCCTTCACCTTCCTTTCATCGCCACTCCCTGCCAATGCCAAGACCTCCGCTCGTCTCTTCAAATGCCAACGCCGCGCCCTTC
Coding sequences within:
- the LOC136553257 gene encoding uncharacterized protein, with protein sequence MYMYITCPENQNSFAVQSNIWDKQAEKEGPVGEKSLGKEQDGWPEWKEVRQSKRLRDNGTSHFKMGEQIQDRMATGLENEGNLTVLKSSAGIGLLQVANLEVC